A portion of the Rhodopseudomonas sp. BAL398 genome contains these proteins:
- a CDS encoding MarR family winged helix-turn-helix transcriptional regulator translates to MGERYPWRRIAPDGHTLSTPDFLTAKVNTLARALKRYSAKAYPEAFDITVTEWRTLAAIVQQQPCAASDLALHLGSDKALIGRLLKKLEQRKLISIAEDPADRRAVVVRTTAAGDAAYRKIMPFAQQRQAALLRLLTEAEREQFWSILNRLIVHVDALSDEDAEIEP, encoded by the coding sequence ATGGGCGAACGCTACCCCTGGCGGCGGATCGCCCCGGACGGGCACACGCTGTCGACCCCCGACTTTCTCACCGCCAAGGTCAACACGTTGGCGCGGGCGCTGAAGCGCTATTCGGCCAAGGCTTATCCGGAAGCGTTCGACATCACCGTCACCGAATGGCGGACGCTGGCGGCGATCGTTCAGCAACAGCCTTGCGCCGCCAGCGACCTCGCGCTCCATCTGGGCAGCGACAAGGCGCTGATCGGCCGGCTGCTGAAGAAACTCGAACAGCGCAAGCTGATCTCGATCGCCGAGGATCCGGCCGACCGGCGGGCGGTGGTGGTTCGCACCACGGCGGCCGGCGACGCCGCCTATCGCAAGATCATGCCGTTCGCGCAGCAGCGCCAGGCCGCGCTGCTGCGGCTGTTGACCGAAGCCGAGCGCGAGCAGTTCTGGAGCATTCTAAATCGGCTGATCGTCCATGTGGACGCGTTGTCCGATGAGGACGCGGAGATCGAGCCGTGA
- a CDS encoding ABC transporter ATP-binding protein: MPSVHLNSVSRRFGDFAAVKDVTAVIPDGAFVTLLGPSGCGKTTTLRMIAGLESNTGGVISIGDSTVSDPARGIFLPPEKRNAGMVFQSYAIWPHMTVFDNVAYPLRLRRLSRQEVHAKTMRALDLVKMSAYAERPAPLLSGGQQQRVAIARAIAFEPSVLLFDEPLSNLDAKLRDEMRIELRALQQRLAITTVFVTHDQEEAMALSDRIIVMRQGAILQNDTPEGIYFRPATLNVAEFCTNSTIIPATVISSEAGRDSRILEVQGDGWSGRVQASDHVAQGRPVSVIVRAESIRVDASPVHAVDQQEISWRGRVEKNVFRGSRRTLIVRVGDTAFTVDAAPENDVGVDRDVTLSVTLGDTWSIPAATTSARTEAA; this comes from the coding sequence TTGCCAAGCGTCCACCTGAACTCAGTCAGCCGCCGCTTCGGTGACTTCGCCGCGGTCAAGGACGTCACGGCCGTCATTCCCGACGGCGCCTTCGTCACCCTGCTGGGGCCGTCGGGCTGCGGCAAGACCACCACCCTGCGGATGATCGCAGGGCTGGAGTCCAACACCGGCGGCGTGATCTCGATCGGCGACAGCACCGTCAGCGATCCCGCCCGGGGGATCTTCCTGCCGCCGGAAAAGCGCAACGCCGGAATGGTGTTCCAGTCCTACGCGATCTGGCCGCATATGACGGTGTTCGACAACGTCGCCTATCCGCTGAGGCTGCGCCGGCTGTCGCGGCAGGAGGTTCACGCCAAGACGATGCGGGCGCTCGATTTGGTGAAGATGTCGGCCTATGCCGAGCGGCCGGCCCCGCTGCTGAGCGGCGGCCAGCAGCAGCGCGTCGCGATCGCCCGCGCGATCGCGTTCGAGCCGTCGGTGCTGCTGTTCGACGAGCCGCTGTCGAATCTCGACGCCAAGCTGCGCGACGAGATGCGGATCGAGTTGCGGGCGTTGCAGCAGCGCCTCGCGATCACCACCGTGTTCGTGACCCATGATCAGGAGGAGGCGATGGCGCTGTCTGACCGCATCATCGTGATGCGGCAGGGCGCGATCCTGCAGAACGACACCCCGGAGGGCATCTACTTCCGGCCGGCGACGCTGAACGTCGCCGAATTCTGCACCAATTCGACCATCATTCCGGCGACCGTGATTTCCTCGGAAGCCGGCAGGGATTCGCGCATCCTGGAGGTGCAGGGCGACGGCTGGTCGGGTCGCGTGCAGGCGTCCGACCACGTGGCGCAGGGTCGCCCGGTGTCGGTGATCGTCCGCGCCGAAAGCATTCGCGTCGATGCAAGCCCGGTGCATGCCGTCGACCAGCAGGAGATCAGTTGGCGCGGCCGGGTCGAGAAGAACGTGTTCCGCGGTTCGCGACGCACCCTGATCGTCCGCGTCGGCGACACTGCCTTCACGGTCGATGCTGCGCCGGAGAACGACGTCGGCGTCGATCGCGACGTCACGCTGTCGGTGACGCTGGGCGACACCTGGTCGATCCCGGCGGCGACGACGTCAGCACGGACGGAGGCGGCCTGA
- a CDS encoding ABC transporter substrate-binding protein: MINWANRLSAAIVAIAIGTSASAQAADWNEVVKAAKAEGKVTLYSGHVGVPYHPEVAKMFEAKYGIPVEILDLRASDLAERVRTEKATGRVSADVILNGAGALWLLKNQEALAPYGELPALGKLRGDLELDGTRLPIYIQGYGIAVNTKLVPEKDRPKSWKDLLDPKWQGKILSDDMRALGGGSTMFATTYAKFGREFHEKLAAQKPQFSRSVRENARRVARGEFPIYIPFSLPDQLLNKGLPIVGITPIEGDVYAQFDLALTNNAPHPNAARLLMDFFLSDEAQLVYVRSARVPTVKGLDDKIPADVKDIVKAKLLGTSNPATINADLKLATEIYK, translated from the coding sequence GTGATCAACTGGGCAAACAGGCTATCCGCGGCGATCGTCGCGATCGCAATCGGGACGTCGGCATCGGCGCAGGCCGCCGACTGGAACGAGGTCGTCAAGGCGGCGAAAGCCGAGGGCAAGGTGACGCTGTACAGCGGCCATGTCGGCGTTCCCTACCATCCGGAAGTCGCCAAGATGTTTGAGGCCAAATACGGCATCCCGGTCGAGATCCTCGACCTGCGCGCCAGCGACCTCGCCGAACGCGTCCGCACCGAGAAGGCCACCGGCCGGGTCTCCGCCGACGTCATCCTCAACGGCGCCGGCGCGCTGTGGCTGTTGAAGAACCAGGAGGCGCTCGCGCCCTATGGCGAGCTGCCGGCGCTCGGAAAGCTGCGCGGCGATCTCGAGCTCGATGGCACCAGGCTGCCGATCTACATCCAGGGCTACGGCATCGCGGTCAACACCAAGCTGGTGCCGGAAAAGGATCGGCCGAAGAGCTGGAAGGATCTGCTCGATCCGAAATGGCAGGGCAAGATCCTGTCCGACGACATGCGCGCGCTGGGCGGCGGGTCGACGATGTTCGCCACCACCTACGCCAAGTTCGGCCGCGAATTTCACGAGAAGCTGGCGGCGCAGAAGCCGCAGTTCAGCCGCTCGGTGCGCGAGAACGCTCGCCGCGTCGCGCGCGGCGAGTTCCCGATCTACATCCCGTTCTCGCTGCCCGATCAACTGCTCAACAAGGGGCTACCGATCGTCGGCATCACGCCGATCGAGGGCGACGTCTACGCGCAGTTCGACCTCGCGCTGACCAATAACGCCCCGCATCCGAACGCGGCGCGGCTGCTGATGGACTTCTTCCTGTCGGACGAGGCGCAATTGGTCTATGTCCGGTCGGCGCGGGTCCCGACCGTCAAGGGGCTCGACGACAAGATCCCGGCGGACGTCAAGGACATCGTCAAGGCGAAGCTGCTCGGGACCAGCAACCCCGCCACCATCAACGCCGATCTCAAGCTCGCCACCGAGATCTACAAGTAG